TTTAATTCTTTCCTCAATAGCCCTTACAGCTTCTTTGTTATTTTTTGAAAGTGCAATGGCTAGTTGAGTGTTGTATGCTTCAGCTTGAGTTTCATAATCATTAATTCCCAGCTTCCTTAAAACAGTAAGTGAATCTTCAAGTTTTAGTATATCACTTTGTAATTTTTTGTATTCGGCTTCAACAATCTGGAAGGCTTTAAAAGCGCGTTCTTTTTGCATTTGATTTTTTACGGAATCAAGCTGTTCGGATATATAGTTGGCAATGTCTGCTGCCATTTGAGGGTTCTTGTCCATGACGGTGATTTCGACAGCCATGTATTCGGTTCGCTTACTTGTGATACTGCTGTTATATTCTTCGTAAAGCCTGGTCATCTTATATTTAGAATCAGGGTCAATTTCATAATGATTCATCAGGTTGAACTTCTTAATGACCCGTGCGCGAATCTCGTTTGAGCTTAAAATTTGTAAAAGTTGTTCTGTTTGGGCTTCTTCTCCGAATTCAAGAATGTCAAGAGAGCCGCCGAAATTGTCAGCTAGCAGTGCTTTGGATATTGCGTTGGTTGAGGTGGGGAATAATATTACCGTAGATTTATACTTTGGAGTAATCAGAAATGACAATGCGGCTGAAACTATTGCTGCAGTAAGTCCTATAATAATAAGGTGCTTATGCCACTTATACAGAAAGAAAAAGAAATTTGTGGTATTAAAACTAACCTGTTTATTTTCTTGCTCAGTCATTATATAAAAAACAGATTTTCAATATGAAAATGGCAACAAATTTAGTTTATTTTTTGAAAGTAAAAAATTTTAAAAAATTATATTTTTTCTTGTTTTTTTATTAATGAAACAAAAGATTTTATATTTAGCAGTTTTGTTGAGGCCGCTGTGATAAAAGAAAGTATCAGCATTGTAATAAATGATATTTTCCAGT
This portion of the Bacteroidales bacterium genome encodes:
- a CDS encoding Wzz/FepE/Etk N-terminal domain-containing protein; this encodes MTEQENKQVSFNTTNFFFFLYKWHKHLIIIGLTAAIVSAALSFLITPKYKSTVILFPTSTNAISKALLADNFGGSLDILEFGEEAQTEQLLQILSSNEIRARVIKKFNLMNHYEIDPDSKYKMTRLYEEYNSSITSKRTEYMAVEITVMDKNPQMAADIANYISEQLDSVKNQMQKERAFKAFQIVEAEYKKLQSDILKLEDSLTVLRKLGINDYETQAEAYNTQLAIALSKNNKEAVRAIEERIKILGEYGSAYVSIRDELELEKKQLSAIKAKYEEAKVDANSDLPAKFVVDRAFKAEKKSTPVRWLIVAVSTLSALFLSILTLIIIENFSKKKFSAFKQANTQK